One window of Papaver somniferum cultivar HN1 chromosome 9, ASM357369v1, whole genome shotgun sequence genomic DNA carries:
- the LOC113308777 gene encoding histone chaperone ASF1B-like yields MSAVNITNVTVLDNPSAFQNPFQFEISYECLIPLKDDLEWKLIYVGSAEDDSYDQLLESVLVGPVNVGNYRFVFQADPPDPSKIREEDIIGVTVLLLTCSYVGQEFLRVGYYVNNDYEDEQLREEPPQKVLIDEVQRNILADKPRVTKFPISFQPETTTENGGESQLPPSPDHPPSEAIENGEKPPSPEDVPAAEP; encoded by the exons ATGAGTGCTGTGAATATTACGAACGTGACAGTTTTAGATAATCCATCGGCGTTTCAGAATCCCTTCCAGTTCGAGATTTCTTATGAATGTTTGATTCCTCTTAAAGAtg ATCTGGAATGGAAACTCATATACGTAGGATCTGCAGAAGATGATTCTTATGATCAACTTTTAGAAAGTGTGCTTGTTGGGCCAGTCAATGTGGGCAACTATCGTTTTGTTTTCCAG GCAGATCCTCCAGACCCATCTAAGATCCGCGAAGAAGATATCATAGGTGTGACAGTGTTGCTTTTGACGTGCTCATATGTTGGCCAAGAATTTCTCAGAGTGGGGTACTACGTTAacaatgattatgaagatgaacagCTAAGAGAAGAACCACCGCAAAAGGTCTTGATTGATGAAGTCCAGAGAAATATATTAGCCGATAAGCCTCGTGTTACAAAATTCCCAATCAGTTTTCAGCCAGAAACCACGACTGAGAATGGAGGAGAAAGCCAGCTACCACCCTCGCCAGATCATCCTCCTTCTGAGGCCATTGAAAATGGGGAAAAACCTCCTTCACCTGAGGACGTTCCAGCTGCTGAACCTTGA